CTAATTTGGCGCCGCGAAGGTCGCCCTCATCAAGATTAACCTCGACAAGACGGGATTGTTCCAAATTGGCGGCAAACAGATTGATCTTCCGCAAATCGGACTGACTGAGATCGCTTTTTTGAAGATTGACACGGCTAAAGTCCGCCCCCCGAAGATTGGTTTCCATCATAATGACATTATTCAAGTCCATCTGGTTGAAATCGGACCCACTCAAATCCACTTTACTGAAGTTGGTATTGCTAAAAGTTGCCTGGGCAAATTTGGTATCTTTAATGGTTGCCCCGCTGAAATCAGTCTGGCTCAGGTTCGTCCCGCTGAGGTCGGCGCCGATGAGCCTGGAGTTACGAAAATTTGCTCCACTCAGATCCGCACGGGCCAGATCCGCATTTTTTAAATTTGTTTTGCTCAGGTTTGCTCCATTGAGGTTCGCCTGGCTCAGAACAGCATCCTGAAAATTCGCGTGATTGAGATCCGCGCTCTTGAAGTTGGCATTTTCCAGAGCGGAACCTTGCAGGTCAATTTGATGCAGGTCATAGTTTTCCAATGTATTTTTATAGACCACGATGATTGTTTTGAGTTGATCGACAATTTCAGGAAAGGAAGCTTGTTTCC
Above is a genomic segment from Nitrospinota bacterium containing:
- a CDS encoding pentapeptide repeat-containing protein, with translation MSAVKIMFHGLLILMGIHTAIYLVVTQDFEARQNVVEYHASRVFYFLNTPGVKQGIEQIPKIQSMEGPVRPDFWSYASLLDSLSGKQASFPEIVDQLKTIIVVYKNTLENYDLHQIDLQGSALENANFKSADLNHANFQDAVLSQANLNGANLSKTNLKNADLARADLSGANFRNSRLIGADLSGTNLSQTDFSGATIKDTKFAQATFSNTNFSKVDLSGSDFNQMDLNNVIMMETNLRGADFSRVNLQKSDLSQSDLRKINLFAANLEQSRLVEVNLDEGDLRGAKLAGADLSEADLYKANLSGADLSGSNLTGANFSGADLNGTTLYNAKINEVENLSCEQIEAAILDRKTTEFPDYITLSWTSEEAFTCKSSLG